A part of Fundulus heteroclitus isolate FHET01 chromosome 23, MU-UCD_Fhet_4.1, whole genome shotgun sequence genomic DNA contains:
- the LOC118557534 gene encoding protocadherin alpha-C2-like, translating into MAAVVTKGSLRRYVALFLVFAPVQYASSAVTHYSIPEEMKEGSVVANLAADLGLDVTTLTKRKMRVEVIANKKYLDVNKETGELYVLEKIDREHICTTKSSASCYLRLEVTLDNPVRIFNMEVEILDMNDNAPQFRRDVIHLDISEATPKGERFSLSNAVDRDVGTNALKTYHLSESEYFNIEVQTGREGSKFADLILKKGLDREKQAVHHLILTAVDGGTPARSSTASVIVRVLDTNDNAPTFDKASLTVKILENSPIGSLVIHLNATDLDEGSNSDITYSYSLYTSEKTQETFSLNPNTGEITVKGMLNYEDFRIYDMEVIATDKGANSLSGQCTIKILVEDMNDNHPEISIKSFQSPVSESIELDTVIAVVSVNDKDSGDNGVVDLHIPENMPFKLRESSDNYYELVVSEPLDREKVPEYEITFTVTDRGSPPLSDNETMTLELLDVNDNVPQFPQSFYTIRVLENNAPGALLSSLSAFDPDLHENQYLVYFIIEKEIANTSMSMLFSINPENGNLYALKTFDYEIEREFLFHIEARDSGSPPLSSNVTVHIIIVDQNDNAPVIVSPWRAHGSVVEEKIPRSTDKGSLVAKVIALDTDSVHNSRITYQFLQVTDASLFSLDQYNGEIRTMRMFSYKDSRHHRLVVVAKDNGEPALSATVTIKLLTVETDVKAHSDMTEMPLEYDIFADINLYLVIGLGSVSFLLLITILVTIVLKCQTPKASKAAPPSRNSVISERNSTIADSTLVSNDAYWYSLFLAETRKGKLVVRQPVPKGSRYIVSSIPRGTGLSETSDSAASTLQLPL; encoded by the exons ATGGCGGCTGTTGTGACAAAGGGATCATTGCGGAGGTACGTGGCGCTCTTCCTTGTTTTTGCCCCCGTCCAATACGCATCCTCCGCGGTGACACATTACTCCATACCCGAAGAGATGAAAGAAGGATCGGTTGTCGCTAATCTCGCCGCCGATCTCGGCCTCGACGTTACAACGCTGACAAAGAGAAAGATGCGAGTGGAAGTAATCgctaacaaaaaatatttggacGTGAACAAAGAGACTGGCGAGCTGTATGTCTTGGAAAAGATCGACAGAGAGCACATTTGCACCACCAAATCATCAGCCTCTTGTTACCTCAGGTTGGAAGTAACATTGGACAACCCGGTGCGTATTTTCAATATGGAGGTAGAAATTTTGGACATGAATGACAACGCCCCGCAATTTCGGAGAGACGTCATTCATTTAGATATATCTGAGGCGACGCCAAAGGGGGAGAGGTTTTCCCTCAGTAACGCGGTTGATCGTGATGTAGGCACTAATGCGCTGAAAACATATCATCTAAGCGAAAGTGAATATTTTAACATCGAAGTTCAGACAGGGAGGGAAGGGTCAAAGTTTGCTgacttaatattaaaaaaaggattGGATCGTGAGAAGCAGGCTGTTCATCATTTGATACTCACAGCTGTGGATGGAGGAACCCCTGCCAGATCTAGCACTGCCAGTGTTATTGTCCGCGTTTTGGACACAAATGACAACGCTCCTACGTTTGACAAGGCTAGTCTAACAGTTAAAATCCTGGAAAATTCCCCCATTGGAAGCCTTGTTATTCATCTCAATGCAACAGATTTAGATGAAGGATCAAATTCTGACATtacatattcatacagtttataCACATCAGAGAAAACGCAAGAAACATTTAGTTTAAATCCAAACACAGGTGAAATTACTGTGAAAGGAATGCTGAATTATGAGGATTTTAGGATTTATGACATGGAAGTTATAGCAACAGATAAAGGAGCAAACAGCTTGTCAGGACAATGTACCATAAAGATTCTAGTTGAAGACATGAATGACAACCACCCAGAAATATCTATTAAATCATTTCAGAGTCCAGTCAGTGAGAGCATAGAGTTGGACACGGTGATCGCTGTAGTTAGTGTAAATGATAAAGACTCAGGTGATAATGGAGTGGTTGATCTTCATATTCCAGAGAACATGCCTTTCAAACTGAGGGAGTCCTCTGATAACTATTATGAGTTAGTGGTGTCAGAGCCTTTAGACAGAGAGAAGGTCCCAGAATATGAAATCACTTTCACTGTCACAGACAGAGGCTCTCCTCCTTTATCAGACAATGAAACTATGACTTTGGAGCTGCTGGATGTTAATGACAATGTTCCACAGTTCCCCCAGTCATTTTATACTATACGTGTTCTGGAGAATAACGCACCGGGGGCCTTGCTCAGCTCTCTTTCTGCATTTGACCCCGACCTCCATGAAAACCAGTATCTAGTTTATTTCATCATAGAGAAGGAGATCGCCAACACCTCCATGTCCATGCTGTTCTCCATCAATCCAGAGAACGGGAATCTTTATGCTCTAAAAACCTTTGATTATGAGATAGAGAGGGAGTTTCTTTTCCACATCGAGGCCAGAgactctggttctcctcctctCAGCAGCAACGTGACCGTCCACATCATTATTGTGGACCAAAATGACAACGCTCCAGTTATCGTCTCTCCGTGGCGCGCTCACGGCTCAGTGGTGGAGGAGAAGATCCCCAGATCCACTGATAAAGGCTCCCTGGTGGCTAAAGTGATCGCCTTAGACACGGACTCTGTGCACAACTCTCGGATTACCTACCAGTTTCTGCAGGTGACTGATGCTTCCTTGTTCAGCCTGGACCAATACAACGGAGAGATCCGCACCATGAGGATGTTCAGCTACAAAGACTCCCGCCACCACAGACTGGTTGTTGTTGCCAAGGACAACGGGGAGCCTGCTCTCTCTGCTACAGTCACCATCAAGCTGCTGACAGTGGAGACTGATGTTAAGGCCCACTCTGACATGACCGAGATGCCTCTGGAGTACGACATCTTTGCAGACATAAACCTGTATCTGGTCATCGGTCTGGGCTCGGTGTCGTTTCTCCTGCTCATCACCATACTGGTCACCATCGTGCTGAAGTGTCAGACACCCAAGGCCAGCAAAGCTGCTCCTCCCAGCAGGAACAGTGTGATCAGTGAGAGGAACTCCACCATCGCAGACTCCACCCTGGTCTCCAACGATGCCTACTGGTACAGTCTGTTTCTAGCAGAGACCAGGAAAGGAAAGCTGGTGGTCAGACAGCCTGTGCCAAAGGGCTCCAGATACATCGTGTCCAGCATCCCGAGAGGGACAGGGCTGTCAGAGACTAGTGACTCAGCAGCTTCCACTCTGCAG CTTCCACTC